In Kordiimonas sp. SCSIO 12610, the sequence CAAAGCCGATACGCACACTGCCAAAGACCGAAAGGCCATTGCCGGGAGTAAAGATGTTCAGGTTGGTGGCTGTGCTTGCATTCGCAATTGTTGCGGACTCGGTCACAAAACCCTGATCCTCAAGGTTGCGTGCGTCCAGATAGAGTGTAATCGTGTCATTAACGCGGTAGGATGCTTCAACGCCGAATACGGTAAAATCAGGCAGTTCAAGCGTATTGGCGAAATCAACAAATGTATCCGTCTGAAACTGAAGGTTGGGCGCAATTCTGAAATCCTGCCATTCGAATGCCAGTTCGATCCGGCCCGAATGGCGCGGCGCCCCCGCGAGGCGATTATTTCCAAACACAGGATCATTATCAAAGGTAAAATCCTGATAGGTATAGGATACGCGCGGCGCGATAATCAGATCTTCTGTCGCTTCAAAACGCGCGAGGACAGAGGCCTCAATCCCTTCATGGGTTGTCTCATCCGCCGCATTGAAAATCGGGGCAGGCAACAACGCGTCTTCGGTGAAGGCGATAAATTCGTTCTCAAGCTGTGCGTTATAATAGGCAATTTCGAATTGGAAGTTTTCAATGCTGCCACGGGTGCCGATTTCAAACGTTGTACCGTCTTGCGCCTCAAGGGGCACAAAAAGCGGTTGGCCGCCCTGCGTTAAATCAAGGAAGGTTGGTGGTTCATAGGATGCGGACAGGTTTGCAAATAGCTGAACATTCGGCGTTACCTCATAAAGAATACCGATCTTTGGCGATGCCTGATCAAAATCAGCCTCAGGGTTACGCGCGGGATTAAGGTTATCCTCCAGATCACGGTCGGTTGTGATGTAGGTAAGGCCACCAACGATAGTAAATCCATCAAAAATTTCCCCGCGCAGTTCACCGTAAGCCTCAAACGTTTCCGCGTGCTGGGTTGTGTCGCCGATAACTGGGCCGCGGTCACCGCCAAAATTGAGGGAGATGACGCTGAAATTGTGCCCGTTTCGGTACCGCGCACCAAGGGTCCAGTTTATGGGGATGCCGTTCGCATCACGCTCGCCCTCATAGCGGACAAAGGCGGTATAGTCATCCACATCATTATCGATAAAAATCGGGATCGGGTGGATAA encodes:
- a CDS encoding TonB-dependent receptor domain-containing protein produces the protein MFKFATALFGSMATMIATNPAFAIDADVEAIADPLGDDIETILVTDEHRTAALQNALEFARAQAGNVTIVAREEFAGRYAVSFRDTLAFTPGIVSAPRYGEESRLSIRGSGLAQNFHLRGIELLFDGVPINAADGFGDFQEIDPSFTSHITVNRGANAFRTGSTTLGGSIELTGINAESVSSRYALALEGGSFGTTRLTAHAAEDFGKLDILGAISWQRQDGFRNHSDQNNFRAYTNIGYEWSDSVKTRFGGILNVVNQDIPGAVSLDSALNTPELANPQAVANDFARDINSVRLFTTTTVDVTPEDTIEFGGAYTARELIHPIPIFIDNDVDDYTAFVRYEGERDANGIPINWTLGARYRNGHNFSVISLNFGGDRGPVIGDTTQHAETFEAYGELRGEIFDGFTIVGGLTYITTDRDLEDNLNPARNPEADFDQASPKIGILYEVTPNVQLFANLSASYEPPTFLDLTQGGQPLFVPLEAQDGTTFEIGTRGSIENFQFEIAYYNAQLENEFIAFTEDALLPAPIFNAADETTHEGIEASVLARFEATEDLIIAPRVSYTYQDFTFDNDPVFGNNRLAGAPRHSGRIELAFEWQDFRIAPNLQFQTDTFVDFANTLELPDFTVFGVEASYRVNDTITLYLDARNLEDQGFVTESATIANASTATNLNIFTPGNGLSVFGSVRIGFGGNP